AAAGCAGCATGAATAATATGGATACACACTTTTACACACAACTCTTGACATTACCCACAACTCTGGGTGCACAGTTCCTGCCTTAGTGACGCCTTAACCATCGAACACTTGAGTAAAGCACAACCGTCCAGAACATCCCGGCCCAACTACCTAACCCCAAAGTGTTCACCAGACGAATCTCTAGCGACGGGAAAATCGAACTATAGAAGATCAAGATTCCGACTGCGAAAAGCGCTGAGGAAATTCCGATTCCTAGCCAGAACCAAAGTTTCTGGTGTTGACTTCGCGAAACATTGTCGGTGATCTGCTCAGGCAAGATAGTTCCCTTGACGGCATAGACCACAATAGCCACTGCTCCCAACACAGTACTGGCATGTTGCATTATGGATACGATATGTACTTCAAGATTTAGAATGCTAATTCGTGCGTGAAGGAGTGGAAAGTGGTGGGCAATTTCGCCTTCTGCATGCGTGCAGGCATCCCACAGGAAATGGCTGAGGATACCGACAATAATTGAGCTCAGATAGACAAGCCACCATCGGAGACCGTTCGGTTTCCACCTACTTGCGGCCAGACCGGAAAGCCGACGGTCGAACGGAGACGGCAGGTTTCGGATGAAGTGGTATTTAAAGAGCCAATGGAAGGCGAAGCCAAACAGTGCCCCAGCCGGCAGACAGAAGAGAAATAATCCTGACCAAGAGTGGCTGACACCCCTCGGAACAGTGGTAGCGATCAGGAAATACAACAGGTCGGGCGCCATCGCGCCAGCCATGAGACCAGTGAGTGAGAAGTACCGCGGCCAGATTGTTTTCAACGGCAGGACAATGGCTGGATGAGAAGTAGTAAAAGGCATATCTATTATAGTCGGTCAAAACAATCTGGTTGCATCGTTATTGCCAGTTGTTTTGCCGTGTTTCGAGATTCAAATATGTGTTGACAAGCTGGCCGATTACGGTATCATACCGATAGAAAGGGCATTGTAGCCCTGAGTTGTTTAACCTCAAGAGTTGTTCGAGGAGGTGTTTAGTATTGCCGGGCGTAAAAGTACGGGACGATGAGTCCTTTGAAAAAGCCCTACGTCGTTTCAACAAATTCTGTGAGAAGTCGGGAGTTCTCTCTGACATCAAGAAGCATCAGCATTTTGAGAAACCGTCGGAGGCCCGCAAGCGGAAACTTGCAGCAGCCAAGCGTAAAGTCAGACGACTGAGACGATTGGAACGACATTAAGATCGATGAGTCTTCTCGATAGAATAGACAAGGATCTGATTAAGGCCCTGAAAGCGCGTGAAAAAGAAAAAGTCACGGTGCTTCGGGGCCTTAAGTCTGACCTGAAATACCGGCGCATTGACAAGCAGGAAGATTTAAACGAGGAGGACATAATCACGGTCCTCTCCAGCTGTGCTAAGAAATGCAGGGATTCTTTGGTCGACTTCGAGAGGGGTAACCGGGATGACCTGGTGAAAAAGACCCAAGTTGAACTCGACATAATCAAGGTTTATCTCCCGGAGCAATTATCTACTGAGGAATTGCAAGACCTTATCAGGGTCACTATTGATGAAACAGGGGCGGATTCTCCACAGAAGATAGGGCTGGTAATGCAGGCTGTTATGCCGAAAATACGCGGCCGCGCCGATGGTAAGGTCATCAGCAAGCTGGCCTCACAAATGCTTGCCAACTGATTTAACAACTCCCTATATTTCTCCTAAGAGCTTCTCCAATCCTATATCGGAGTGAGGATGAATGAATTGGGTTGATGCTGTGCTTCTGGCGCTGTTGCTGGCGATGGTAATTGTTGGCATGAAGAAGGGACTGATTCGAGAATTGACAGCCCTGGTGATTTTCTTTGTCGCTATCATTATTTCAATTAATTACATAGATCACTTTGCTGTCTGGGTCCACAATCAGTTAGGTGGCTCGCCCGTTGTATCCGCCTTTTTGTCCTTTGTGATTCTTTTGACCGGAAGCTATGCCGCCTTCAAGATCGTTGGCCTGATTTTCTACAAGATCGCCGACATCAAATGGACTGGTAAGAAAGATCAGATGGGCGGTGCGCTGGTCGGATTCCTTCGTGGCTGGCTCTTGATAGGCTTTGTTACTTTCCTGGCTTTTTTATTGCCGTTGCCCAATTCTTTCTACATATCGTTTGAGAACTCTCTATTCGGTCCTGCGATTGCCAAGACCGTACCTTTGATATATGATGGGACATCGCTTTTACACCCGAACAATCCGGATTTCATAGAAAAGATCGAAACTACACTGCTAATGACCCAATCACAGACCGAGGGAGGAGCAACGTCGGAGGCCAGGGATGAGGTCTATACCGCACTACAGAATCTTCATCGGTTTTTCAATACTGGACTGGGTAGTTCCTGATTTGCCTTTCATTTCCATATGATCTGCTTATATTGTGTCCGGCCGACGGGGAAGTTACCGTCGGTCAGTGGTTTGAACTATGCTAACACCACTCGCGGGACATGATGATGTTTGATAGCCACACTCTGGAAGTACTGGAGTTCCCCAAGATCCTCGAGCTGATCTCCGGCCGGTGCATGACTCCGTTCGGTCGTGCTGTCGTGGAAGAGATTGGCCCGCTCTCCGATACTGACGAAATCGAACGCTGTGGGACTGAGATATCGCAGATGAAGGACATCATCATCTTCGGTCAGGCCTTTCCTCTCTATCGATTAGAGGACTGCCGTGAGCTGTTGAGAACATCTCAGACTGAGGGTGTTTTCATTGACCCGGAGGAGATGCTCAAAGTTCTTGAACTGGTTGAAGTATCGATGGATATCCATGACTACGACGTAGAGCGTCGTGAGCATTTTCCGACAATAGCTGTCTACCTTGAGAAAGTGCGCGCATTCCCGGAATTGAAAAAGGAAATACGGCGTTCTATCGACGAGGATGGTCACATTCGAGACAGCGCCTCATCGAAACTGAAGCAAGCGCGGATTGACCTGGCGAACAGTCGAAGACGCATTATGGCTCGTCTTCAGAATATGCAGGCAGATCAGCCGAAACAGGCCGGATACCAGGACGATGTCGTTACTATGCGTAACGGCCGATATGTCATTACGGTTCCATCTCACCGGTATAAGAGCAGTCTCGGGATTCTTCACGATCGCAGTCAAACCGGTGCCACTTTGTATATCGAGCCACAGGAGACGGTGGAACTCAACAACCGGATCAACATGCTGATGCAAGAGGAACGGTTAGAGATGGACCGTATTTTGCGCGCTATCACTGCCGAAATCGCTACACGCTCCGAGGCTCTTCTGGAGAATACGCGGTTGATAGGCAGTCTTGATGCGATTCATGCCTGTGCAGAGTTCTCCAAACGGACCGAAGGCAACCGCGCCACTGGAGCCGACAGAGCATCCTTTAATCTCATTGAAGTACGTCATCCTTTGCTCCTAATGCAAGCCGGCAAAGCCGAAGATGTTGTCCAAAATAGTCTGGAACTGAACGAAACGCGACAGGCGATTCTCGTCACCGGCCCGAACACCGGGGGCAAGACGATCGTTTTGAAGACGGTCGGCCTGGCTGTAGTGATGGCTCAGTCGGGGTTGCATATTTCTGCTGACGAAAAATCATCGGTGGGGCTATTTACGAATGTTCTGGCTGACATTGGCGATGAGCAATCGATTGAGTTGTCCTTATCGACGTTTTCGTCGCACATGGTTAATTTGATCCGGGGTGTTAAGCAGGCATCTGAAGATACGCTCCTGTTGTTTGACGAGATTGGTGCCGGAACCGATCCCAGGGAAGGGGCTGCGTTGGCGGAGGCAATCATTCTCCATGCCATCGACCACGGGGCACGCCTGTTGGTCAGCACGCACTATTCGCAATTGAAAACATTGGCCATGGATCACCCGGAGCTGGAGAACGCCTCGCTTGAATTTGACCGCAAGACTTTAGCACCCACCTACAGGCTACGGCTTGGAATCCCCGGTTCGTCCTACGCCGTTGAAATCGCCCGGCGGCTGGGTTTGCCGGATGAGTTATGCGGCGTGGCATTTGATCTGGTCGGTAGCAGTGAGAAATCCCTGACCAATCTGATCGCCTCTCTCGAAGGAGAACTGGCAATCGTCAGGAAAGACCGGGCAGATTTGACTGAACGACTGGCCCGGGCTACTGAGCTTGAACAATATTATAAAGTCCGCTCCGAGAATCTCAAGAATGACATCGAGCAGGAGAAGAAGCAAGCTCTCCAGGAGACAGAGCAATTTCTCGATCAAACCCGACGCGAGATCGAGGCGCTGGTGGCCGAAATCCGACATTCGCAAGCTGACCAGAGCAAGGTGAAGGAGTTTCATCATCAGGTCAAGAGTCGTCAGAAACGAGCCAGGGACCTTCGGAATAAGATGCGCCCCGCGCCCTCGGCACCGGATCGATTCGATGTCGGTAACAGAGTGGAGATTCTCTCACTGAGTCAGAAAGGGGAGATCGACGAGTTGATCGGGAAGAACAAAGCGAGGGTGAAGGTCGGCAATGTTCTGACCACCGTTGATATTCGTAATCTTCGCAAACTCAATCAGCCTGCCGGCCCGGCACCGCAGCCGACCTCTGCCCGCGTATCTGTGGACAGCGATCTCTCTCCAGAGATTCATCTGCTCGGCATGACTGGCGACGAGGCCAAGGAGGCGATGGACAAGTTTCTCGACCAGGCTTCTCTGGCTGGACTGTCGCAGGTTTACGTTGTGCATGGCAAGGGAACAGGGGCGCTTCGACGCATTCTGACAGCGTACTTGAAGGGTCGTCGTGAAGTCGACTCCATTCGCCTTGGTAATTGGAATGAAGGCGGTTCTGGAGTTACAATCGTCAAGCTGAAGAAGTAATTTGATTCCATCGGAGACCATAGAGCAAGTACGCCTCGCGACTGATATCGTTCAAGTTATCGGCGGGTATCTCAAGCTGAAGAAGCGGGGATCACGTTATCTGGCCGTCTGTCCATTTCACACAGAGAAAACGCCGTCATTTAGTATCTCGCCGGATAGACAACTCTACTATTGTTTTGGATGCGGACGGGGTGGGACAGTGTTCACTTTCCTGTCCGAACACGAAGGTATGTCATTTGTTGAAGCGGTGAAGTATCTGGCCGACAAGGCCAATATTCCAATTCGCGAAGACCGCGCATCAGACCAACGTCGGGAACAGACAGAAAAGATCGCTTTCGCCAACCAGGTTGCGCTGGAGTATTTTCGGAAACAACTGTCAGAGCCACGTTATGCTAAGGTGTTGGATGCTTATCTCATGACGAGGCGTGGTATCACAGCCGAATCGATTGAGAGCTTCTCACTGGGGCTGGCCGGTGAGGGATGGGACGGCCTCATCAATTATGCTAAACCGAAGGGACTGACAGCGAAGGATTTGGCCGATAGCGGCCTGGCTATCTTCTCAGAGAAGAGTGGTAAACACTTTGACAGGTTTCGGCACCGGTTGATGATCCCGATTTTCAGTTTGAGTCAGAAGCCGGTGGCATTCGGCGGTCGCACTCTGAAAAAGGGCGAACCGGCCAAGTACGTCAACTCTCCCGAGACAGCTATGTATTCTAAAGGGAATGTTCTCTACGGACTCAACACAGCTCGGGATTACATCAAGAAGACATCCTCTGCTATTGTGGTCGAAGGGTATTTCGATGTCATTTCTCTTTGGCAGGCAGGCGTCAGAAACGTCGTTGCTTCGTCGGGAACAGCTTTCACATTGGCCCAGGCAAGATTGTTGGCTCGATTTGCTGAAGAGGTCTTCCTGTTTTTCGATGCCGACTCAGCTGGCCGTAAGGCGGCTATGCGTTCGGTGGATGTTCTCTACGAAGCCGGTTTGGAAGTCAAGGTTGTGGTCGCTCCGGCTGGAGAGGACCCGGACTCGGTGGCGCGCGAACATGGCGAGGAAGGGATAAAAGAGCTTCTTGAGGCTTCCCGTGATTACCTCACTTTTCGTCTGCATGACCTTGATGTCGGGTCAGCAGGTATTATCGGGCGTGAAAAACTCGTCAAGGAACTGGGCGCTCTGGGCAGTAGAATCAGCGATCCTACTCGTCGCTCGCTTTTTCTGGCCGAGGCAGCCGCTGTCCTTGGAGTCGCCGTTGATCTGATCACCAACGTGCCGAGTGAACCAAGTCGATTTGTCGAAGACGAACAGAATCGCCCCCATCGACTGCATGCGGTTGAATCGGACCTGCTGTCACTTCTTATGAGCAATCCCGGAGCTATTGATAGTGTCTTCGAGCAGATTGGCCCCGACGATTTCGAATCGCCGGAACTTCCCCGGCTGTTTGCAGCCATGGCGCAGCAATATCGTGATCTGAGTCAGTTGGACGCGGGAGCGCTTGTTGACGCAGTACAGGATAACAAACTGG
This portion of the Candidatus Zixiibacteriota bacterium genome encodes:
- a CDS encoding DUF4184 family protein, whose product is MPFTTSHPAIVLPLKTIWPRYFSLTGLMAGAMAPDLLYFLIATTVPRGVSHSWSGLFLFCLPAGALFGFAFHWLFKYHFIRNLPSPFDRRLSGLAASRWKPNGLRWWLVYLSSIIVGILSHFLWDACTHAEGEIAHHFPLLHARISILNLEVHIVSIMQHASTVLGAVAIVVYAVKGTILPEQITDNVSRSQHQKLWFWLGIGISSALFAVGILIFYSSIFPSLEIRLVNTLGLGSWAGMFWTVVLYSSVRWLRRH
- the rpsU gene encoding 30S ribosomal protein S21, which produces MPGVKVRDDESFEKALRRFNKFCEKSGVLSDIKKHQHFEKPSEARKRKLAAAKRKVRRLRRLERH
- a CDS encoding GatB/YqeY domain-containing protein, translating into MSLLDRIDKDLIKALKAREKEKVTVLRGLKSDLKYRRIDKQEDLNEEDIITVLSSCAKKCRDSLVDFERGNRDDLVKKTQVELDIIKVYLPEQLSTEELQDLIRVTIDETGADSPQKIGLVMQAVMPKIRGRADGKVISKLASQMLAN
- a CDS encoding CvpA family protein, whose protein sequence is MNWVDAVLLALLLAMVIVGMKKGLIRELTALVIFFVAIIISINYIDHFAVWVHNQLGGSPVVSAFLSFVILLTGSYAAFKIVGLIFYKIADIKWTGKKDQMGGALVGFLRGWLLIGFVTFLAFLLPLPNSFYISFENSLFGPAIAKTVPLIYDGTSLLHPNNPDFIEKIETTLLMTQSQTEGGATSEARDEVYTALQNLHRFFNTGLGSS
- a CDS encoding endonuclease MutS2; translation: MMMFDSHTLEVLEFPKILELISGRCMTPFGRAVVEEIGPLSDTDEIERCGTEISQMKDIIIFGQAFPLYRLEDCRELLRTSQTEGVFIDPEEMLKVLELVEVSMDIHDYDVERREHFPTIAVYLEKVRAFPELKKEIRRSIDEDGHIRDSASSKLKQARIDLANSRRRIMARLQNMQADQPKQAGYQDDVVTMRNGRYVITVPSHRYKSSLGILHDRSQTGATLYIEPQETVELNNRINMLMQEERLEMDRILRAITAEIATRSEALLENTRLIGSLDAIHACAEFSKRTEGNRATGADRASFNLIEVRHPLLLMQAGKAEDVVQNSLELNETRQAILVTGPNTGGKTIVLKTVGLAVVMAQSGLHISADEKSSVGLFTNVLADIGDEQSIELSLSTFSSHMVNLIRGVKQASEDTLLLFDEIGAGTDPREGAALAEAIILHAIDHGARLLVSTHYSQLKTLAMDHPELENASLEFDRKTLAPTYRLRLGIPGSSYAVEIARRLGLPDELCGVAFDLVGSSEKSLTNLIASLEGELAIVRKDRADLTERLARATELEQYYKVRSENLKNDIEQEKKQALQETEQFLDQTRREIEALVAEIRHSQADQSKVKEFHHQVKSRQKRARDLRNKMRPAPSAPDRFDVGNRVEILSLSQKGEIDELIGKNKARVKVGNVLTTVDIRNLRKLNQPAGPAPQPTSARVSVDSDLSPEIHLLGMTGDEAKEAMDKFLDQASLAGLSQVYVVHGKGTGALRRILTAYLKGRREVDSIRLGNWNEGGSGVTIVKLKK
- the dnaG gene encoding DNA primase is translated as MIPSETIEQVRLATDIVQVIGGYLKLKKRGSRYLAVCPFHTEKTPSFSISPDRQLYYCFGCGRGGTVFTFLSEHEGMSFVEAVKYLADKANIPIREDRASDQRREQTEKIAFANQVALEYFRKQLSEPRYAKVLDAYLMTRRGITAESIESFSLGLAGEGWDGLINYAKPKGLTAKDLADSGLAIFSEKSGKHFDRFRHRLMIPIFSLSQKPVAFGGRTLKKGEPAKYVNSPETAMYSKGNVLYGLNTARDYIKKTSSAIVVEGYFDVISLWQAGVRNVVASSGTAFTLAQARLLARFAEEVFLFFDADSAGRKAAMRSVDVLYEAGLEVKVVVAPAGEDPDSVAREHGEEGIKELLEASRDYLTFRLHDLDVGSAGIIGREKLVKELGALGSRISDPTRRSLFLAEAAAVLGVAVDLITNVPSEPSRFVEDEQNRPHRLHAVESDLLSLLMSNPGAIDSVFEQIGPDDFESPELPRLFAAMAQQYRDLSQLDAGALVDAVQDNKLGSLISSIAAKEWNKDKIDSELHSVFTQFLQKKQKRIRERLRGELEQAEATGNQEAANRIMEELKKQGL